A genomic stretch from Thauera sp. GDN1 includes:
- a CDS encoding nicotinamide-nucleotide amidohydrolase family protein — MMDSELETLARRVGEALAARGWQLASAESCTGGWIAEAVTAIGGSSAWFDRGFVTYSNAAKMDMLGVSAHTLATHGAVSEATVGEMAEGALARSLADVAVAVSGVAGPSGGSPAKPVGMVCIGWAAKTAPTRCLTVHFAGDRAAVRRQTVVRALDGILQLAAREP; from the coding sequence ATGATGGACTCGGAACTCGAAACCCTCGCCCGCCGCGTCGGCGAGGCCCTGGCGGCGCGCGGCTGGCAGCTGGCGAGCGCGGAGTCCTGCACCGGCGGCTGGATCGCCGAGGCGGTCACCGCGATCGGCGGCAGCTCGGCGTGGTTCGACCGCGGCTTCGTCACCTACTCCAACGCAGCCAAGATGGACATGCTCGGCGTGTCCGCGCACACGCTGGCCACGCACGGCGCGGTCAGCGAGGCCACCGTGGGCGAGATGGCCGAGGGCGCGCTCGCACGCAGCCTCGCCGACGTGGCGGTCGCGGTGTCCGGCGTCGCCGGGCCGAGCGGGGGCTCCCCCGCCAAGCCCGTCGGCATGGTGTGCATCGGCTGGGCCGCGAAGACGGCACCCACCCGCTGCCTGACCGTGCATTTCGCCGGCGACCGCGCGGCGGTCCGCCGCCAGACCGTGGTCCGCGCGCTCGACGGCATCCTGCAGCTGGCAGCGCGGGAACCCTGA
- a CDS encoding phosphatidylglycerophosphatase A produces the protein MRPTARLMMSHPAHFISLGFGSGLSPWAPGTMGTLLAWALYPLIRTPLSEFVFLALLASLFVAGVLAADRTGRALGVPDHGGIVWDEMVATWLVLLFTPTTLLWQAVAVALFRFFDIVKPPPVRWADRSFKGGFGVMFDDLVAAGYTLLALAILVALFGS, from the coding sequence ATGCGCCCCACCGCCCGCCTGATGATGAGTCACCCCGCCCATTTCATCTCCCTGGGCTTCGGTTCCGGCCTGTCGCCGTGGGCGCCGGGCACCATGGGCACGCTGCTGGCCTGGGCGCTGTATCCGCTGATCCGCACCCCGCTGTCCGAGTTCGTCTTCCTCGCCCTGCTCGCCAGCCTGTTCGTCGCCGGCGTGCTGGCGGCCGACCGCACCGGGCGGGCGCTGGGCGTGCCCGACCATGGCGGCATCGTCTGGGACGAGATGGTGGCGACCTGGCTGGTGCTGCTGTTCACGCCGACCACGCTGCTGTGGCAGGCGGTGGCGGTGGCGCTGTTCCGCTTCTTCGACATCGTCAAGCCGCCGCCGGTGCGCTGGGCCGACCGCAGCTTCAAGGGCGGCTTCGGGGTGATGTTCGACGACCTGGTCGCCGCCGGCTACACCCTGCTGGCGCTCGCCATCCTGGTCGCCCTGTTCGGCAGCTGA